Genomic DNA from bacterium:
TCCGCGGCCACGGGCCGGGGATGGGCCGAGCCGCTCGCCGGCGGGGCGGCCAAGGCAAGGAACGGCAAACAGGCCAAGGCCCACAGCGTGGCCAGGCGCACCCTCATCGGAGCCTCCTTGCACCAGGAACGGCCGGACCGGCCGAATCCGCTAGATACTCTCATGATAAGGTCATTCCTCCCCGTCCGTCACCCCCTGTTCGGATCCCGGCCGGGGGACGCATATTCCTATCAAAGATATATGAATTGCGAAATTTATTGACTTTGAAACCGCTCTCTTCGTAACTGGGGTGTTGGAAATATCACATCGAGGGGCGTTCCGACGCTCTTCGCGCCCGCCCCTTCACCGCGCGAAGGAGACCAACATGCGCAAGTTCCTGACCGTGCCGGGACTTCTGTACCCGGCGCTGCTGCCGTTGGCGCTGCTGCTCGCCGCGACGGCCGTCGCCGGCGACGAGGGCGGCGGCGAGAAGCTCGACGGCAAGAAGCTCTTCAAGGAGCGCTGCAAGACCTGCCACGGCGCCGACGCCCCGGCCGGCGAGTACACGCCCATGTTCCTGATCCAGGAGCAGTGGACGAAGTTCTTCGCCGAGGACTACGCCGCCACGCACAAGGGCCTGACGGTGTCCGCGACGGACACCACCAAGGTCCTCGACGCCATCACCCCGGAGATGCTCGAAGCCATCCGCGCCTTCTGCCACGAAGGCGCCGCCGACTCCGAGCACCCCATGACCTGCGGCTAGACCGCACCAACCCGGAGGGGAACCTGCGATGAAGAAGCTCCTGACCCTGACCGCGCTGGCCTGCGTCGCCCTGGCGGGCGTCGCCGCCGCCGCGGACGAGGACGTGGCCGCCCTCGAGAAGCGGATCAAGGAACTCGAGCGGCGCCTGCGCCCGCTCGAGGTCCGCGCCGCCACCGACCGCGTCGACTTCAGCGGCGACCTGCGCTTCGAGCTGCACGACATCGACGCCGAGGTGGCCGCCTACTACGACGGCATGGAGTTCCAGAAGAACTTCGTGAACACGATGTTCTACATGAACCCCGGCTTCGCCAACCCGATGCCGACCTCGGTCGGCGT
This window encodes:
- a CDS encoding c-type cytochrome: MRKFLTVPGLLYPALLPLALLLAATAVAGDEGGGEKLDGKKLFKERCKTCHGADAPAGEYTPMFLIQEQWTKFFAEDYAATHKGLTVSATDTTKVLDAITPEMLEAIRAFCHEGAADSEHPMTCG